The following proteins come from a genomic window of Peptoniphilus equinus:
- a CDS encoding sigma-70 family RNA polymerase sigma factor has translation MRIRKTRQDQRRTYIYQSATGKKEVITAGENGVTEVDIKMLHSIDDSEVYNNFKNMRSGRTEEEKEEIKRWREKYIEDFEKEHGYKPNKKDVEYMVNEVFPKNYNLSLDYDQNGELDSDKKTISYEASTCDDYSDFISPWSDQMEKLLKELTAKQRRVVQLMYVEGYKQSEIAKMLGISSVGVKKHLDKTKAFIKKNYK, from the coding sequence ATGCGAATCAGAAAAACACGACAAGATCAGAGAAGAACCTACATTTATCAATCTGCTACTGGGAAAAAAGAAGTCATCACAGCAGGAGAAAATGGGGTCACAGAAGTGGATATTAAGATGCTCCACTCTATAGATGATAGTGAGGTCTACAATAATTTCAAAAATATGAGATCAGGTAGAACAGAAGAGGAAAAAGAAGAAATTAAAAGATGGAGAGAAAAGTATATTGAGGATTTTGAGAAAGAACATGGATATAAGCCAAACAAAAAAGACGTGGAGTATATGGTAAATGAGGTATTCCCTAAGAACTATAATCTTTCCTTAGATTATGACCAAAATGGTGAATTAGATTCAGACAAAAAGACTATTTCCTATGAAGCATCCACTTGCGATGACTATAGCGATTTTATTTCCCCATGGTCAGACCAAATGGAGAAACTATTAAAAGAATTAACTGCTAAGCAAAGACGAGTAGTCCAATTAATGTATGTAGAAGGATATAAGCAATCGGAAATTGCAAAAATGCTAGGTATATCTTCAGTTGGTGTAAAGAAACACTTGGATAAGACCAAGGCCTTTATCAAGAAAAATTATAAATAA
- a CDS encoding ABC-three component system protein, producing the protein MSKTPFSKFIKCIRPLKENKESIEYFTQSVFEIYTPYTEEDLSDVERSSSTIKKYAYGSANISKDVAIELLKYKDEQALAAFIDDTDDSITSAMYELFQSEFSIDGLNFFNLGSKAAELLTKILTDIATNGNKKSPQPINVEDFISKVKVENGMLVFGDAKIPMPISDVPSEDIPEDEMKLKYIYALIDAYNDAGKTDIDISNRATFKKKYRENFQEQRVNFYEAESLKNFSRDTIFSDSDEFQKLLDETYDGVVNTSRKNYPDGYDRLLSVLEQASKVELNGSKLYHLPELVTIKRKCGFCHMLVNDSRLVWVEEDEDE; encoded by the coding sequence ATGAGCAAAACGCCTTTTTCTAAATTCATAAAATGCATTAGACCACTTAAAGAAAATAAAGAAAGTATTGAATATTTTACGCAAAGCGTATTTGAAATTTATACACCATATACCGAAGAGGACCTCTCTGATGTAGAAAGAAGTTCCTCTACTATTAAAAAATATGCTTATGGTTCAGCTAATATTTCAAAGGATGTTGCTATAGAACTTTTAAAATACAAGGATGAACAAGCACTGGCAGCTTTTATTGATGACACCGATGATTCAATCACCTCAGCTATGTATGAATTGTTTCAGTCTGAGTTTTCAATTGATGGTCTTAATTTTTTTAACTTAGGCAGTAAAGCAGCAGAGCTTCTTACGAAGATACTTACCGATATAGCTACAAATGGAAATAAAAAAAGTCCTCAACCTATAAATGTTGAAGACTTTATCAGTAAAGTAAAAGTAGAAAATGGAATGTTGGTTTTCGGAGATGCCAAAATACCTATGCCAATTTCAGATGTACCATCAGAAGATATTCCTGAAGATGAAATGAAATTAAAATATATTTATGCTTTAATTGATGCCTATAATGATGCTGGAAAAACTGATATTGACATTTCAAACAGAGCTACCTTCAAAAAGAAATATAGAGAAAACTTCCAAGAGCAAAGAGTTAATTTTTATGAGGCTGAGAGTTTGAAAAATTTTTCAAGAGATACTATTTTCTCAGATTCTGATGAATTTCAAAAACTTCTAGATGAAACCTATGATGGTGTTGTCAATACAAGTAGAAAAAACTATCCTGATGGATATGATAGACTACTATCTGTTTTAGAGCAGGCATCTAAAGTTGAACTCAATGGCTCAAAGCTATATCACTTACCAGAGTTGGTAACCATAAAAAGAAAATGTGGGTTTTGCCATATGTTAGTAAATGATAGTCGATTAGTCTGGGTTGAGGAGGATGAAGATGAGTAA
- a CDS encoding AAA family ATPase gives MIAKSFYIKSIQSISNQGEISKVDFVNGFNLIHGPSNTGKTLILKCVDYLFGASKVDGLDNQDYLIIDLVCESGTIQIKRYLEENKNKVYLRSSIPDIESGEYPLVSKTKMTLSDIFLTLLGIDQLPIKVIKNENFATQNLTWRTFLHIFFLKESEILREGSILDPKTNTSLTAFRSSLLFLINGENQAPLEKEESPDSIKLKNQAVRAYVNNKLKKISEEESKISETLKSISKEEAENHLNDALHQVNYNNDALSKITKENKMLTEENTSLFVEREENSISIRNFEKLIDQYKIDLNRLSFIVEGNRPMHSYEEDTSCPFCNSKMTEEDNLVNLESVAIELKNIQIKLKDLTETLELLKEEDIALENKIKSNQTIINQNSHRINKILAPAIKELENTIREHNMYFNLQTEKATLRKMASEWNEDLSDYDDDKIEDNKYKPLDRFPLNFFRNLSTILETNLKKCSFPNLSTARFDRNTFDVSLNGEPKSSQGKGYRAYLNSVVSLSMLEYLDLYATYPIPIFMVDTPLLGLDEAIADQQTTKERLDNMRYAFYKFLIETGNHRQIILIDNNKNLPKMDWNEYSLHTVEFTKNEDFGRYGFLKGVTD, from the coding sequence GTGATAGCTAAATCTTTTTATATAAAATCGATTCAAAGCATTAGCAATCAAGGTGAGATATCTAAAGTTGACTTTGTTAATGGATTCAATCTTATCCACGGCCCCTCCAACACGGGTAAGACTTTAATCTTAAAATGTGTTGATTATCTTTTTGGTGCAAGTAAAGTTGATGGTTTAGATAATCAAGATTATCTAATTATAGACCTTGTTTGTGAAAGTGGTACTATTCAAATTAAAAGGTATTTAGAAGAAAATAAGAACAAGGTGTATCTTAGAAGCTCTATTCCAGATATAGAGAGCGGAGAATACCCTCTAGTTTCTAAAACAAAAATGACTCTCTCCGATATATTTCTTACTCTCCTTGGAATAGATCAACTTCCAATTAAAGTAATTAAAAATGAAAACTTTGCAACACAAAATCTTACTTGGCGAACTTTCTTACACATCTTCTTTCTCAAAGAATCTGAAATTTTACGAGAAGGTTCTATTTTAGATCCAAAGACAAATACTTCTTTAACCGCTTTTCGTTCCTCTCTTTTATTTCTTATAAATGGTGAAAATCAAGCCCCTTTAGAAAAAGAAGAATCTCCTGATAGCATAAAGTTAAAAAATCAAGCAGTTAGAGCCTATGTAAATAATAAACTTAAAAAGATTTCTGAAGAAGAGTCCAAAATATCTGAAACTCTAAAAAGCATAAGCAAAGAAGAGGCTGAGAATCATTTAAATGATGCTTTACATCAAGTTAACTATAATAATGATGCACTATCTAAAATTACAAAAGAAAATAAAATGCTAACCGAGGAAAATACTTCTCTTTTTGTTGAAAGAGAAGAAAACAGTATAAGTATTCGAAACTTCGAAAAGTTAATTGATCAATACAAGATTGATTTAAATAGACTATCTTTTATAGTTGAGGGAAATAGACCAATGCATTCTTACGAAGAAGACACCTCATGCCCTTTTTGCAATTCCAAGATGACTGAAGAAGACAATTTAGTAAATTTAGAAAGTGTAGCTATCGAGCTAAAAAACATACAGATTAAATTAAAGGACTTAACTGAAACCCTAGAACTTCTTAAAGAAGAGGACATAGCTTTAGAGAATAAGATTAAATCTAATCAAACTATTATTAATCAAAACAGTCATCGTATTAATAAAATACTAGCTCCTGCAATAAAAGAATTAGAAAACACCATAAGAGAACATAATATGTATTTTAATTTACAAACAGAAAAAGCGACTTTAAGAAAAATGGCGTCTGAGTGGAATGAAGATCTTAGTGACTATGATGATGATAAAATTGAAGATAATAAATATAAACCATTAGATAGATTTCCTCTAAATTTCTTCCGTAATCTGAGTACTATCCTTGAAACCAATCTTAAAAAATGTTCTTTTCCTAATTTAAGCACTGCAAGATTTGATAGAAACACTTTCGATGTTTCTTTAAATGGTGAACCTAAATCTAGTCAAGGTAAGGGGTATCGTGCCTACTTAAATTCAGTAGTAAGTTTATCTATGCTAGAATATTTAGATTTATACGCCACGTACCCTATTCCAATATTCATGGTTGATACTCCGCTACTAGGCCTAGATGAAGCAATCGCAGATCAACAAACTACTAAAGAGCGTCTTGATAATATGAGGTATGCTTTCTATAAGTTCCTAATAGAAACTGGAAATCACAGACAGATTATATTGATAGATAATAATAAGAATTTACCAAAAATGGACTGGAATGAATATAGCCTTCATACGGTGGAATTTACCAAAAATGAAGACTTTGGTCGCTATGGATTTCTTAAAGGCGTGACAGACTAG
- a CDS encoding ABC-three component system middle component 2, producing the protein MSNLFNSIYEISLRILIQLFVLDGKEKTADYISSLDYLSLYSKTFKIEDSDLHGENPYRLGELATRLKSGRQALKALVSKGFASVSGTNQGFVFKITDRGKDVIEELKLDYAMNYMNIAIDVQDYFSEYSDTEVLNYINGISRKRRI; encoded by the coding sequence ATGAGTAATCTATTTAATTCTATCTACGAAATCTCCCTTAGAATCCTTATACAACTTTTTGTTCTTGATGGAAAAGAGAAAACCGCAGACTACATTTCCTCTTTAGATTATTTAAGCTTATACTCTAAAACCTTTAAGATTGAAGATTCCGACTTACATGGAGAAAACCCATATCGATTGGGGGAACTTGCTACTCGTTTAAAATCCGGAAGACAGGCTCTAAAAGCACTAGTATCCAAAGGTTTCGCTTCAGTGTCAGGAACGAATCAAGGTTTTGTCTTTAAAATTACTGATAGAGGTAAAGATGTTATAGAAGAACTAAAGCTTGACTATGCAATGAACTATATGAACATTGCAATTGATGTACAGGATTATTTCAGTGAGTACTCAGATACTGAAGTTTTGAATTATATTAATGGAATTTCACGTAAAAGGAGGATATAA
- a CDS encoding helix-turn-helix domain-containing protein, whose amino-acid sequence MKLELNYNKLWKILIDKNMRKTDLIRQASISSSTLNKLSKGGNVNTSSLLKICEAIDVKLEDIIETKHVE is encoded by the coding sequence TTGAAGCTAGAATTGAACTATAACAAATTATGGAAAATCTTAATTGATAAAAACATGCGCAAAACAGATTTGATTAGGCAGGCTAGTATTAGTTCTTCTACCTTAAATAAATTGAGTAAAGGCGGAAATGTAAATACAAGCTCTTTATTAAAAATCTGTGAAGCTATTGATGTTAAGTTAGAAGATATTATTGAAACTAAACATGTGGAATAA